Proteins encoded together in one Bacteroidota bacterium window:
- a CDS encoding type IX secretion system membrane protein PorP/SprF yields the protein MFNSLFINPAYAGSRDQASMSLIGRNQWTGFAGAPRSAAFALHGPSASMKSGFGMMLTTDGIGPIASTGLSAQYAYRIKLDADHTLAFGLQGSLDYYRTNFGGLHLEDETDHSFAGQDVRRWLPNAGAGIYFNGKLGYLGAAVPRLITNRLSPTNADTVARQARHCFVTGGLVLKISDNVKFRPSTLVKVSSGGGANIDLNASFLFKEKLWLGASWRSEDAVVFMVEFWPTQQLRLGYAYDLTTSALRTYNTGSHELSLGFDFAFKKGRVVSPRYF from the coding sequence ATGTTCAACAGCCTGTTCATCAATCCTGCCTACGCAGGTAGCCGTGATCAGGCGAGCATGAGCCTCATCGGCCGCAATCAATGGACCGGCTTTGCCGGTGCTCCCCGCTCGGCGGCGTTTGCCCTGCATGGCCCAAGCGCCAGCATGAAAAGCGGATTCGGCATGATGCTCACCACCGACGGCATCGGCCCGATCGCCTCCACCGGTCTCAGCGCGCAATACGCCTACCGCATCAAACTCGATGCCGACCATACCTTGGCCTTTGGCTTGCAAGGTTCGCTCGACTACTACCGCACCAACTTCGGTGGCTTGCATTTGGAGGACGAAACCGACCATAGCTTTGCCGGACAGGATGTGCGCCGATGGTTGCCCAATGCGGGCGCCGGCATCTACTTCAATGGCAAACTCGGCTACCTCGGTGCAGCTGTTCCGCGTTTGATCACCAACCGACTCAGCCCCACCAATGCCGATACGGTTGCCCGGCAAGCAAGACATTGTTTTGTCACCGGCGGACTCGTGCTGAAGATCAGCGACAATGTCAAATTCCGGCCGAGCACCTTGGTCAAGGTCTCCTCGGGAGGCGGTGCCAACATCGACCTCAATGCCAGTTTCCTCTTCAAGGAAAAATTGTGGCTGGGAGCAAGCTGGCGCAGCGAGGATGCCGTCGTCTTCATGGTCGAATTCTGGCCGACACAGCAACTGCGCCTCGGGTATGCTTATGACCTGACCACGTCTGCACTGCGCACCTACAATACTGGTTCCCACGAACTTTCGCTGGGCTTTGATTTTGCATTCAAAAAAGGAAGAGTCGTTTCCCCAAGGTATTTCTAA